From the Lolium rigidum isolate FL_2022 chromosome 2, APGP_CSIRO_Lrig_0.1, whole genome shotgun sequence genome, one window contains:
- the LOC124687336 gene encoding uncharacterized protein LOC124687336, protein MPLLPLPPLPLSSHRHSLPFLSLPSSAGRPLRRGDLVIRMGGGPRTFPGGVSKWQWKRMQARKAKQLLKARLARERQLYEMRKRAELREAVLHLERPWDSDLSPVSATALAPNLLSVAADDQLKGLADRFHRPGGVDLWNDRDGPQVFASPDTGKTSARFFPKNAVHSVQPYARLGAGAEGTQGARANDAAEDVYGGREPTVQLMERDGTWEPVTALDGEGDNNSVDRSWINDGVDSDSDDEEDDYFGHEQEAASGVDGRRSGVARRETASTKTVGRDGGRDWRGHGSFSDSEGARRGHLDQRWSDISSGSGSKAPTGRWKPSSTEGSNANGTDRMGGGSFSDSGMSRRSRRARNREDTLDTTMKWKLSYDSHGNVIRKVRISGKLDSNPESGSGDMMEPKWRGPNKFNRSENQRGRPGSNYRPDVNSGERPRVYMNRNSGGIGFASDLDEPTWKPRKKNGFALDLDEPTWKPREKNGGRNNDGSREYKGDMNGVFRRGGSGAARRLDAHTGMHTNGEDGSDHDNRQRIWARLRGDEYSLRPTSELHGSVDKNGRRQFRGDGYSLRPASDLR, encoded by the coding sequence ATGCCGCTcctgccgctgccgccgttgcCTCTTTCCTCCCACCGCCACAGCCTCCCCTTCCTCTCGCTGCCCTCCTCCGCCGGCCGCCCTCTCCGCCGCGGTGACCTCGTCATCCGCATGGGCGGCGGGCCCCGCACCTTCCCCGGCGGCGTCTCCAAGTGGCAGTGGAAGCGCATGCAGGCCAGGAAGGCCAAGCAGCTCCTCAAGGCCCGCCTCGCCCGCGAGCGCCAGCTCTACGAGATGCGCAAGCGCGCCGAGCTCCGCGAGGCCGTCCTCCACCTCGAGCGTCCCTGGGACTCCGACCTATCCCCCGTCTCCGCCACCGCGCTGGCGCCCAACCTCCTCTCCGTCGCCGCCGACGACCAGCTCAAGGGGCTAGCCGACCGCTTCCACCGTCCCGGCGGCGTCGACCTCTGGAACGACCGCGACGGGCCCCAGGTATTCGCGTCCCCGGACACAGGCAAGACCTCTGCGCGCTTCTTCCCCAAGAACGCCGTCCACAGCGTCCAACCCTACGCGCGTCTCGGTGCCGGAGCCGAGGGCACGCAGGGTGCTCGTGCGAatgacgctgccgaagatgtatatGGTGGCCGCGAGCCTACCGTCCAATTGATGGAAAGAGATGGAACGTGGGAGCCGGTGACTGCTTTGGATggtgaaggtgataacaattcagtCGACCGGAGTTGGATTAATGATGGTGTTGATTcagactcggacgacgaagaagatgactatTTTGGTCACGAACAAGAAGCAGCGAGTGGAGTAGATGGAAGGAGGAGTGGTGTAGCAAGGCGTGAAACTGCAAGCACTAAGACTGTTGGTAGGGATGGGGGCAGAGATTGGAGAGGCCATGGTTCCTTTTCAGATTCAGAAGGCGCAAGAAGAGGTCATCTCGATCAAAGATGGTCAGACATAAGTAGCGGGAGTGGAAGCAAAGCTCCCACCGGAAGATGGAAGCCTTCGAGCACCGAGGGCAGCAATGCCAACGGGACGGACAGAATGGGTGGCGGTTCTTTCtccgattcaggaatgagccgccgGAGTCGGAGAGCAAGGAATAGGGAGGACACACTGGACACCACGATGAAGTGGAAGCTCTCGTATGATAGCCATGGCAATGTGATCAGAAAGGTCCGCATCAGCGGCAAGTTAGATTCAAATCCAGAGAGTGGAAGCGGTGACATGATGGAACCAAAATGGAGAGGACCAAACAAGTTTAACCGAAGTGAGAACCAAAGAGGTCGACCAGGGTCGAACTATAGGCCTGATGTCAACAGTGGAGAAAGGCCAAGAGTATACATGAACCGCAACAGTGGTGGTATCGGCTTCGCCTCGGACCTGGATGAGCCAACATGGAAGCCAAGAAAAAAGAATGGCTTCGCCTTGGACCTGGATGAGCCAACATGGAAGCCAAGAGAAAAGAACGGAGGTAGGAACAACGATGGCAGCAGAGAGTACAAAGGTGACATGAACGGGGTATTCAGGAGAGGTGGCAGTGGGGCGGCAAGACGGCTAGACGCTCATACTGGGATGCACACCAACGGAGAAGATGGCAGCGACCACGATAATAGGCAGAGAATCTGGGCGCGGCTCAGGGGAGATGAATACTCACTACGACCAACATCAGAATTGCACGGATCTGTGGACAAGAATGGGAGGCGGCAGTTCAGAGGAGACGGATACTCGCTCCGGCCAGCATCAGATCTCAGATAA
- the LOC124687335 gene encoding NADH dehydrogenase [ubiquinone] 1 beta subcomplex subunit 3-B-like produces the protein MATGGKGLNSTGEFFRRRDDWRRHPMVGNQLRHATPGLGIAIVAFGIYLVGEAAYNRIYRPAGDNHH, from the coding sequence atggcgacgggaGGGAAGGGGCTGAACTCGACGGGGGAGTTCTTCCGGCGCCGGGACGACTGGAGGAGGCACCCGATGGTGGGGAACCAGCTGCGCCACGCCACGCCGGGGCTCGGCATCGCCATCGTCGCCTTCGGGATCTACCTCGTCGGCGAGGCCGCCTACAACCGCATCTACCGCCCCGCCGGCGACAACCACCACTAG